The following proteins are encoded in a genomic region of Anabas testudineus chromosome 13, fAnaTes1.2, whole genome shotgun sequence:
- the zgc:154093 gene encoding CRIB and BORG_CEP domain-containing protein yields MPAKTPIYLKTTTPKKGKKLKLRDVLSGDMISPPLGDVRHSAHVGPEGEGDMFGDVGFLQGKMDMLPSLSRAQNGHVRSHSVERHVDDGFATKEDSRSYAYNGYHYQHSSTGLLKTTISMPVFVAHEQAPPKPPRLHLDDPSPPSLSSQHNHFHHHQPLTETSHKQANGFSHTLSHRQQHPTLSLCENGVVGRLASEPCRDVSLSPAIRRLVPSSGSFSEVSSEDSMSETCGPLDVRRGLSLDSDAGLSNEDLRSERSDSPCAAFHPAGLTAPSNVPRSDSMAGLDLDLGPSILEDVLSIMDRYKSLDNRCEL; encoded by the coding sequence ATGCCGGCAAAGACGCCAATATACTTAAAAACTACAACTCCCAAGAAGGGGAAGAAGCTGAAGCTGCGTGACGTCCTCTCAGGTGACATGATCAGCCCCCCGCTGGGCGACGTGCGTCACAGTGCCCACGTAGGGCCCGAAGGCGAGGGCGACATGTTTGGAGACGTGGGATTCCTCCAGGGTAAGATGGACATGCTGCCGTCCCTGAGTCGAGCTCAGAACGGTCACGTGCGCTCGCACAGCGTGGAGAGACACGTGGACGACGGCTTCGCAACCAAAGAAGACTCACGCAGCTACGCCTACAACGGTTACCACTACCAGCACTCCTCCACCGGCCTGCTGAAGACCACCATCTCCATGCCAGTGTTCGTCGCCCATGAGCAGGCTCCACCCAAACCGCCACGCCTCCACCTGGACgacccctcccctccctctctgtcctcccaACATAACCACTTCCACCACCATCAGCCGCTGACGGAGACCAGCCACAAACAGGCCAACGGCTTCAGCCACACACTGAGCCACCGGCAGCAGCACCCGACGCTGTCGCTCTGTGAGAACGGCGTGGTGGGCCGCTTGGCGTCAGAGCCCTGCCGTGACGTCTCCCTCTCCCCCGCCATCCGCAGGCTCGTCCCCTCCTCTGGGTCCTTCTCTGAGGTCTCCTCTGAGGACTCCATGTCAGAAACCTGCGGGCCCCTGGATGTACGCCGGGGCCTCAGCCTGGACTCTGACGCCGGCCTGAGCAACGAGGATCTGAGGAGTGAACGCAGTGATTCTCCCTGCGCTGCTTTCCACCCGGCTGGTCTCACAGCCCCATCCAATGTGCCACGGTCAGACTCTATGGCGGGGTTAGACCTGGATCTGGGCCCTTCGATTCTGGAGGATGTCCTGAGTATCATGGACCGCTATAAGTCTTTGGACAACCGCTGTGAGCTGTGA
- the LOC117152948 gene encoding GRIP1-associated protein 1-like, which yields MDVHMEDIQSILLELTRLEESFKEFCESVDQELLIKDQLTEALWIQVEASRKSEQEVKKKLRKCHQDMAVMSSRSKLKEKLHKKTLLHLKLRSNYAKPAHNPSELHLQADFDERLALQKAKSDMALKKQADVYERELENLKKQLCERKEEKQQLQKEAAKSKERADQAQRTGRSRSWPDLTVATDWCREKEAHALTALKVGELMVINKHLQDKITEQQSKLEDALVELRNSKVADKLKAGELDCVSLKTKVKELETCQRHFTEDTIDNNVQMDENVQHQLNCLQKTLDNDSELRNTREQLQEATEHLEQTKSSFLQLVNEKILEVHQLKTELRGTHLRLHKISRPAPQKIKSWINKKVLHTAQTVQDAEEEQPELYPDDWQPLGPVHDAASPASCADDTSQACLPPDDSGTPVMQFEDDKMASGDI from the coding sequence ATGGACGTCCACATGGAAGATATTCAGAGCATCCTGCTGGAGCTCACCCGGCTGGAGGAGAGCTTTAAGGAATTCTGTGAGAGCGTTGACCAGGAGCTTCTCATCAAAGACCAATTAACAGAGGCTCTCTGGATACAGGTGGAAGCCTCCCGCAAGAGCGAGCAGGAGGTAAAGAAGAAATTACGAAAGTGCCACCAGGACATGGCAGTGATGAGCTCCCGAAGTaagctgaaagagaaactgCACAAAAAAACCCTACTTCATCTGAAACTGCGCTCAAATTATGCAAAACCTGCACACAACCCATCTGAGCTTCACCTGCAAGCAGACTTTGATGAGAGGCTGGCTCTGCAAAAGGCCAAATCAGACATGGCATTGAAGAAGCAGGCAGACGTCTACGAGCGTGAGCTAGAAAACCTAAAGAAGCAGCTGtgtgagaggaaggaggagaaacaacagctgcaaaaaGAGGCAGCAAAGAGCAAAGAAAGGGCAGATCAGGCTCAGAGGACAGGTCGGTCCAGGAGTTGGCCAGATCTGACTGTGGCCACTGACTGGTGCAGAGAAAAGGAAGCCCACGCTCTCACAGCTCTGAAAGTCGGGGAGCTGATGGTCATCAACAAGCACCTGCAGGATaaaatcacagagcagcagtccAAGCTGGAGGATGCACTGGTGGAACTCAGAAATAGCAAAGTGGCTGACAAACTGAAGGCCGGTGAGCTGGACTGTGTCAGTCTGAAGACTAAAGTCAAAGAACTGGAGACATGTCAGCGGCATTTCACCGAGGACACGATAGACAACAACGTGCAGATGGACGAAAACGTTCAACATCAGCTCAACTGTCTGCAGAAAACCCTCGATAACGACAGCGAGTTGAGAAACACCAgagagcagctacaggaagcgaCTGAGCACTTGGAGCAGACGAAAAGCAGTTTCCTCCAACTGGTGAATGAAAAGATTCTGGAGGTGCACCAGCTGAAGACAGAACTAAGAGGGACTCATCTGCGCCTTCACAAGATCTCAAGGCCTGCGCCACAGAAAATAAAGTCATGGATCAATAAAAAAGTCCTTCACACGGCCCAAACTGTCCAAGACGCTGAAGAGGAACAACCAGAGCTTTACCCAGACGACTGGCAGCCACTGGGTCCAGTTCACGACGCTGCCTCACCAGCGTCCTGTGCAGATGACACATCACAGGCCTGTCTTCCTCCGGATGACAGCGGCACACCGGTGATGCAGTTTGAAGATGATAAGATGGCATCAGGTGACATCTAA